The nucleotide sequence GTAGGCTTCCTGCATGGGACAGATGTCGATACACTCCGTCTTGCCGCATTCCGTACAGACGAGGTGGTGATGGTGATGACCCGGCTCGATGATCTCGTAGACGTTTCCCGCTGCGCGGTAGATTTCGTGAATGACGCCGAGATTCGAGAGGAGCGCGAGGTTGCGATATATCGTATCGAGGGAGACGTTGGAATGCTTCCTGCGCACGGCGGCAAGAAGCTGCTGGGCCGTGGGGAAGGGGTCGCATTCATGAAAGGCGTCGAGGACGGCGCGTCGCTGCGGAGTCAGCTTGTATCCTTTGGAGCGCAGGAGTTCCAGATGATCTTCAGTCATGACATCCTCCTTTTGTCGAGGGTATACACGGTTTTTCTCATCATACCATAGGAGGGCGGAAAGGGGTAGGGTGCAGAAGAAAGAATCATTGGGCAGATGCTTTGTTCTGTGCTATAATTTCTACAAAAGAGATGAGAGATGAGGACAGGAGGACGATTCCTTGAAAAAAACTTTGGAGGATGCCGTTGTCGTTTTGAACCGCGCCATATTGCCCGACATCTGGCAGATGGAACTTCTCTCGCCGAAGATTGCGGCGGGAGCAGAGCCGGGGCAGTTCGTCATGGTGAAGAAGCCGAAGAGCGCGCATCTTCTGCGCCGTCCTTTCGGCGTGGCGGACATCGACGACGAGAAGGGGACGATCACGCTCTTTTACCGCATCTTGGGCGAAGGGACGGCGGAGCTTTCCACGCTGCGACCAGGCGAAAGCCTGAGCGTCGAGGGCGCACTCGGCACGGGTTTTACGCTCACGGACGAGTCTGCGCTTCTCGTCGGCGGCGGCTTGGGACTAGCGCCGCTCCTTTTGCTCGCGCGTCGCCTGCGCGAAAAGCCCGTCGTCATCATCGGCGCACGTTCTGAGCCAGAGACTTTTTGGACGCGGTTCTTCACACCGCATGCGAAGGCGGTCTATATCGCGACGGACGACGGAACGAGCGGCTTTCACGGCTATCCGCTTCATTTGATGCCGCTCGTCCTTTGCGAGAATGAAGTGCATGCTGTCAAGGTCTGCGGCCCTGACCCGATGATGGACGGCATCGCGCGTCTGGCGCGGAGCGCGGGGCTTTCCTGCGAGGTATCGTTGGAAAAGCGCATGGCGTGCGGCTTCGGCGTCTGTCTGGGCTGCACCTTTGAGGGAAAGGCGACGGGCAGGAGACGCAAAGTTTGCACGGAAGGGCCGGTCTTTGCGGCGGAGGAGGTTTTTGAATGAACAGGGAAAGGCTTGCCGTCGAGGTCGCGGGCATTCGCATGGCGACGCCGATCATGGGCGCGTCGGGCACGTTCGGCTTCGGCATGGAGTATGAAGATTTCCTCGACCTCGCGGACGTCGGCGCCGTCGTTTCGAAGGGCATCACGCCGAAGCCGCGTGCGGGAAACGGCGGCGTGCGCATCGCCGAAACGCCCGCCGGCATGCTCAATTCCATCGGTTTGGAGAATCCCGGCATTGAGGTGTTCTGCCGTGACATCCTGCCCGAGGCGGCAAAACTGCCGACGTCGTTTATCGTCAACATCAGCGCGGGCACGGCGGAGGAATACGGCGAGATGGCGCAAATGCTCGACGTCGAGGGCGTCGATGGCATCGAGGTCAATATCTCATGCCCGAACGTCAAGGAAGGCGGCATCGTCTTCGGCACTGACCCTGTGCAGGCGGCGCGTGTGACGCAGGAGGTCAAAAAGCATACGAAGAAGCCCGTCATTGTAAAACTTTCGCCGAACGTCACCGACATCCCGCAGATGGCGCGCGCCGTCGAGGAGGCAGGTGCCGACGCCGTATCGCTCATCAACACGCTGACGGGCATGGCGATCGATGTCGAAAAGCGTCAGCCGCTCCTCGGCAACATCACGGGAGGCCTTTCCGGCCCTGCCGTCAAGCCCATCGCCCTGCGCATGGTCTATCAGGCGGCGCAGGCGGTTTCGATTCCCGTCATCGGCATGGGCGGCATACAGACAGGCGAGGATGTGGCAGCGTTCCTTCTAGTCGGTGCGAGTGCCGTCGAGATCGGCGCGGAGAACTTCGCGAATCCGCGTGCCGTCGTCGAGGCGGCCGAAGGACTCGATGCGTATTTGGAGCGCCAGGGCATTGATCATGCGCGGGATTTGATAGGGGCGTTGGAACTTTGAGGTCAGGGAAAGGGCGCAGGATGCGCTTCGCCTTCCTCTTTGCGCTGTTCTTCCTGCTCACGCTCTCTGCCGGCTGCGGCGGAAGGAGCGCCGTCTACCGCGAGCCGCCGCACCATCCCGAGTTCGTCGAGGGCGCGAAGTTTTCGGAGAATCCTGCGAAGTTCAAGGGCAAGGAAGTGCAGTTCGTCGCGCGTGTCGTCGATATCGACGGCGCGGCGATGCAGACTGAGATGCACGAGGGCGGGCCGCGCCTCCTCGTTGAGGGCAAGGGTGTCAGCGCCGCCGAGCCGCGCCCGTCGCGCGGCGACTATGTGCGGCTCTATGGCAAGGTGGAGGAAGACGACAGGGCGGGCTACGTCGCCGTCATCGACTCCTACAAGGTCACGGTGCCGCGCTGGAGCGAACTCATGCGCACGTCGAGGAGTCTTAGAAGCGACGATGGTCATGTTGAGGTACAGATTCTCTCGGCTGTGGCGGCACGCAATTCGCTCGAAGTCAAGGAGGGAAATATCTCCCTGATGCCCGAGAGCGCGGCGACGAGGCTTTCGGACATCGCTTTCATCGGCATGACGCTGAAGATTCGCGGCGAGATAGATGACGACGGCGAGGGCGATTTCGACTACCTTGAGCGCAGCGGTCAAAGGATGCGCTCGGGCTTCACGCTCGACTTGGACGGCGATGGCACGGCAACCTTCAAGACGGAGGTGCTTTCCGTGCCAATGGAGTACAAGGAAGCCTTGAAGGCGGTCGGCGCGTCGGGCGACGGCAGCGTCGCCCTGCCCGAAGGAAAGACGTACCGTCTGCGCTATCGCTGACGTTGGCACTGACAGAAATCCCCTGCGCTGCATCGCGCAAGGGCAGTGGATAATCTACGGTTTTTGGAAAGGAAGCAAGGCATGGAAGGCATGGACGAAAAGAGCCGAGAGGAACTTCTCGAAGAATATGCGCGGCTGATCGTGCGCATGGGCGTCAATTTGCAGGCGGATCAGCCGCTCGTCATCAATGCGCCGCTCGCGTGCGCCGACTTCGCGCGCCGCGTTGCGGGCGCGGCGTACGATGCGGGTGCGCACGATGTGACGGTCGCGTGGAACGACGAGCGGCTCGCGCGTCTGCGCTACGACAAGGCGAAGAAGAGCGTCTTTTCGGAGTTTCCCGAATGGCGTCGCCGCCTTTACGAGGACAGTGCGGCAGAGGGGGCAGCCTTCGTCACGATTCATGCTTCCGACCCGGAGATCTTCAGCGGCGTCGAGCCGGAGAGGCTGACGCTCGCGCAGCAGGCGGCGGGCGCGGCGCTCCTCGAATACCGCCAACGCTTGATGAGCAACAAGAACGCTTGGTGCGTCGTCTCGATTCCGACGGAAAGCTGGGCGAAGAAGGTCTTTCCCGAGGATGCGCCTGATGCTGCCGTTGAAAATCTCTGGCAGGCAATCTTCGATGCCGTGCGCCTTGCGCCTGGTGAGGATGCGGCAGCGCGCTGGCAGAAGCACATCGAATTTTTGGCATGTGCGGCGAAGTTCATGAACGACCATGCTTTCTCGCGCTTGGAGTACAAGAACGGTTTCGGCACGAACCTCTTCATCGAACTGCCCGAAGGGCATATATGGATGGGTGGCGCGGAAAAGACGCAGGACGGCGTGACCTTCGTCGCCAACATGCCGACGGAAGAAATCTACACGCTTCCCAAGCGTGACGGCGTAAATGGCACGGTCAGAGCGATGCGCCCCCTGAACGTCAACGGCAATCTTGTCGAGGGATTTTCGCTGACCTTCAAAGATGGCAAGGTCGTCGACTACAAGGCGGAGCGCGGTGCAGAGATCCTCAAGGAACTTTTTTCGACCGACGAAGGTGCGAGCTATCTCGGTGAAGTCGCGCTCGTGCCCTACGATTCGCCGATCTCGAAGAGCGGCGTGCTCTTCTTCAATACGCTTTTCGACGAAAATGCCGCGTGCCACCTTGCCTTCGGCAAGGCGTACCCGACATGCATCGAGGGCGGCGAGACGATGACCAGCGTCGAGCTTCTGCAGCGCGGCGTCAACGATTCGCTCGTGCACGAGGACTTTATGGTAGGCTCAAGAGATCTCGCCATCGACGGAATCGAGGCGGACGGCACGCGCGTCCCTGTGTTCCGCGAGGGAAATTTCGCCTTTGCTTGAGGACGGCAGACTTCAAGTGCGTCGTATCAATAGAAAAAGCCCGGATTTTCCGGGCTTTTGTTCATCCTCGTTGGTGCGGACGAGAGGGTTCGAACCTCCATGCCTTGCGGCACTGGATCCTAAGTCCAGCGCGTCTGCCAGTTCCGCCACGTCCGCATTGTATATTTGACGGTTCTTATTCTAGCATGACGGCAGAGGACTGTCAAACGATGGAAGATGTATGACATATTTCGGGTACAGGGAACGCAGGAGGGGCGTGCAGGTTTGAGGAAGGATGAGGCGTATGAATGAGGGGAGAAAGATGGACGAAGCGCTTTTCAAAAAAGTGGAGCGGTATATCGAAAAGCATTATGTGAAGCCGCGAGATCCTTCTGCGATGCGGTTTTTGGGGCTTATAACCCCCGGCAGCATGCCTCGCAGTTTCTCGCATGTGCCTTCGTCTGCCGGCAGGCGCCCGCTGAAGAACTTGCTCGATGCCGTGCTGCAGCTGGCAGAAAAGAGCTTTGCCGAGAGGCTTATGCTGCTCATCAAGAAGAGCGGTGCGAAGGCGGCGGATGTCTACGGCAAGGCGGGAATCACGAAGCAGCACTTTTCCAAGATTAAGAATCATGCGGATTATCAGCCCTCGAAGGAAACGGCGCTCGCCTTCGCCATCGTTCTGCATCTGTCGCTTGCCGAGGCTGAAGATCTCATCGGCAGGGCGGGGTTCAAACTTTCCGAAAGCAGCAAGCGCGATCTGCTCGTCCGGTTCTTCATCGAGGAAAAGATTTATGATGTCGATATCATCAATGAACAACTCTATGCGCGGGGCTTCTCGCCGCTGACGAATCGCCGTCGCATGAAGGATTGAAAGATGCATGCACGGGTGCACGCTTCGCGGATGCCGTGCGCCGAATTCTCCCCAAAAGAGCCGTGCGGCTCTTTTGGGGAGAATTTTTCGTATGGTCGCCTGTCAGGCGACCATACTTCCAGCAGCTTATCATATAATATGCCTAGAGAATCACTGATAAATTCAGTGCTTCCTTAAAGCCGATGATTGCTAGATGCAAATGGAAAGGATGGTCAATATGAGCTGGTGGAAAAATTGCTTCTTGGTGGCAACGGGCGTCGTTGCCGGAGCGCTGCTCTATGAAACGGTAATGAGCAACGATACGGACAATGATTGCGACGAAGATGATGAGGCCGAGGAGTTTGAGCGGGACGGCGTGGAAATCCTCGTCGCGAAGGTGCGCCGCGAGGCGACGCTTGCTATGGCGCAGTGCGAAAACGATGAAGAGCGCGAAGCCGTCTACGCCCAAGTGAAGTCGTCTGTGCAGGAGATACAGGACGCTTTGGCGAAGAAAGGAGAAGCACTAATCGAGCAGTTGAAGGAAGAAGCCGAGCAGCAAGGGGAAGCGGCGGACGACGGCGTCGATAGGCACGTCCAAGACATCAAGGCTGCCATGCAGCAAGTCAGGGAATCCCTGGAGGACACGCTGGAGTCGCTGAAGCCTGCTGCTCCTGAGCCTGCTTTGTGAGGGGATAATACGGTGTCAAAACGCGGGCACGGAGAATGCTCGCGTTTATTTATTGTTGAAAATGGCAGGAAAAATATAAAACTTTATAGAATATTCCATATATGGAAGAATGAATGCGAAATCGTCTTGCTAGAGGTGCAGTTCTGCTTAGGAGGCTGAAACCATGCCGATGTTCAAGAAGTCGATGCTTGTGCTCCTGGCCGTCGTTGCCCTTGCGGCGGGCGGTGCGTTCTATGCGGGGATTCATGGACAAGAGGAAGCCGTCACGCTCGATGCGGGCACGACGCCTCAAGGGGAAGCGCTGGTAAAAGAGAGCGAGATCGTCGTCTATGTTGCGGGCGCGGTCAATCATCCGGGCGTTGTGCAGCTCGCCGAGGGGGCACGCGCGAAAGATGCGGTCGATGCCTGCGGCGGCTTCCTGCCGACGGCGGATACGAACGGCGTGAACCTCGCGCAGAAGCTCAAGGACGGCATGCAGGTCACCGTGCCCGAGAAATCTCCGCAAGGCATGGCGGTGCAGGGCGCGGCGGGCGGCGTACAGGCGGGGGCGGCGAGGCCCTTGCCCGAAGGCATGGTGAACATCAACACGGCTGACGAGAAGGAGCTGGACAAGCTGCCGGGTATCGGTCCCGCTATGGCAAAGCGCATCATCGAGTACCGCACGGAAAACGGCGCGTTCCAATCGCCCGAGGAGATCAAGCGCGTCAAGGGCATTGGTGATGCGAAGTATGAGAAGATGAAGGACAAGATTGCATTGTGAAGAGAGCGATAGCGCTTCTTTGAGGAATGTGATGCGTATAAGGAAGCTGAGGGGCAGGGTTTGCCATGCGGTATGGACAGCAGCAGCTTGTTTTTCTCAACGGGCTTTTCCTTGTGCTTTTGTTCGGCATCTATGGCGAGGATTTGCTGCATGTCTCGCTTGGCGCTCTCGCCATCGGCATGGCGGGGTTCTTCTTCTTGTCGCTTTTTCTTCTCGTGCGTGAGAGCAGCAGGACGTGGCTGGCGTTCTTGCTGCTCTTTCTTTTTTTCGGCGCGTGGCGCTTCGCTTGGGGCGAGGCTCTGCCCGCTGATGATGTTTCACATTGGCTCGGGCGTGAGACTTCAGTCGAGGGCGTGCTCGTCGAAGCGCCGCATGTGCGGCGGACGGCGCAAGGTGTGCTCGTGCGTTATACAGTGGAGGTGAAGCGCGTGCGCATCTCCGGCGAGAAGCAGGCGGCATCGGGAGCGCTCTACGTCTCGGAGATGCGCGAAAATGTCGGCGACTTGCCTGAGATTGGCGCGGAAATCACGGCTTTGGGGAAGGTCAAGGGCATCTATGGCTACGGCAATCCCGGGCGCATTGATGTGGAGCGTGCGGCGGCGGTCAAGGGTGTGCGTGCGCGTCTATCGGCGAAGAAGCCGGGGATTCATTGGGAGGCGGGGGAGGCATATCCCGTGCTGCGTTGGAGCGAGCGGGTGCGCTCGGCATACCGCGCTTCGATGGAGAGCGTGATGCCCAAGGAAGATGCGGCGGCGATCTTCGCCATGCTCTTCGGCGGCTACGAGGGCATAAAGCCCGAACTTGTCGAGGCGTTCACGGCGACGGGCATCGTGCACATCCTTTCGGTGTCCGGCTCACATATCACGCTGTTGGCGGCGGTCATGGCTTGGCTCGGCGCACTCCTTCGCCTGCGTCCCGTCGTGACGGCTGTTTTCGTCACCGTCGTCGTCGTGCTGTACTGCGTGCTCGCGGGCTGCGTGCCTCCGGCTGTTCGTGCGGGCGCGATGGGACTGCTCGCATTTTTCGCTCTCGCCTTGGAGCGCGAAAGCGATGCGCGGCGGCTTCTGGCTCTCGTCGGCATGGCGCTGCTCTTCTTCGAGCCGCTTTTGGCGTTCGATGTCAGCTTCCAGCTATCGTTCGCGGCGACAGCTGGGCTTCTCTACCTTGCGCCGCCTTTTTGCGAGCGCCTTTCGACTTTGCGCTTTCTGCCGCGCTTCGTCGTGCTGAGCCTTGCCGTCACGCTCGGGGCGCAGCTCGCGACCTTGCCGCTCCTCGCGTGGTACTTCCACCGACTGTCGCTTTCGTCGCTCATCGCCAACATCATCGTCGTGCCCGTCGTGGAACTCGTCATCGTTGCGGGGCTTTTCGCGGGACTCGCGTCCTTCGTGCTGCCGTTTTTGGCAAAGATCGTCTTTCTTGCGGACAGTCTGCTCTTGGGACTTGTCTACGAGTGCACGCGGCTCTTGGCGGTTATGCCCGGCGGTGAGGTGTATTTGCCGACGCTTTCCGCGCCGCTCGCGCTCGGCTACTTCGCCGTGCTTACTGTATTTGTGCAGCCTGAGGAGCGGCGAGAAGCTGTCTTCTCTTGGTGCAGAGAACGGCGCAAGGTGATTTTTGCCGCAATTCTGTTCGCTGCTGCAGCCGTCGCCTTATGGCAGATTTCACGTCCACAGGAGATGGCAGTGCATTTCATCGACGTGGGACAGGGCGATGCGGCTCTCGTCGTGACGCCGCACGGCAGAGCCTTGATGATCGATACAGGCGGCACGCGCGATGGCGGTTATGATATCGGTTTGCGCGTCGATGTGCCGTATCTTTCGCATTACGGCGTGCGAAGGCTCGACTATATCATCCTCACGCATGTGCACGAGGATCATGCGGGCGGCGCGGGCGGTATCGTGCGCCATATTCCCGTCGGCATGATTTTGACGGCGCATGAGCCGCGCAGCGAGTATGCACGCGTGCTCGGCTGCTCTCTCGATGCGCCTGAGATGCAGCATCTAGCTCCTGCGGAGGCGGGTGAGCACATTGATCTCGACGGCGTGGCGGTCGACATCCTCTACGCGCCTCAGATGGAGGACGGTGCAGCGGAGGGTGCTACGGGAAACGAGTATTCGAACGTCATCCGCGTGAGCTATGGTGCGGCGTCGTTCCTCTTCACGGGTGATCTCGTAGCGGAGCAGGAGAAGGCTATGCTCGTGGAGGGGAAGAATCCTCAATGCACCGTCCTGAAGGTCGCACACCACGGCTCGAAAACCTCGACGACGGAGGATTTCCTCGCTGCCGCACAGCCGCGCTTCGCCGTCATCAGCGTCGGCCGGGACAATAACTTCGGTCATCCCGCTCCGGAGGTTATCGGGCGTCTGCAGAAAAATGGCATAAAAATCTACCGCACCGACGAGGATGGTGCGGTCGTATGCAGGACGGACGGAAAGACGCTGCGAATAGAAACGTTTCGCTGATATAGGTGCAAGGACATGATTCGCATCATGAAAAGATTGAACACCACAATAGTGTACGCTATAATGTACACGGAGAGTTTACATCCTTGAAGTGGAGTGCGCCCTTCGAGTTTGAGCTCTTGGATTTTCACGCTAAAAAATAGATTTTGGTGGATATGGAGGAAGATATGAGCTTTAATTATGGAGAAGTCATTGAAGTTCAGCCGGAAGGGGAAAGCTCTGAGATCCGCAAGAGGAATGCCTTTATCCGACGTGAAATTGTAGCAAATTTTTGTGTGGGAAAAAATCCGCCATTGGTGACAGTATGTTTTCAGGCGTACAATCATTTGGAAGATCAGACGAAGATGGCGATTCATGCGCTTCTTCAATATACACAGAATGTTGATTATGAATTGATTCTTATCGATAACGGGTCGACGGATGGGACTTTAGAGTTTTTTCGTAGTATTCCGTATGAGAAGAAGCGTATTTTTCATGTGAGAGAAAATCGCGGAGCATTAGCTGGATATATTGCGGCGAAAAATTCGGCGGGTGGTGAATTTATTCGCGGGAGATACGTTTCATTCGTTCCAGGGGATGTTATTGTCACAAAAGATTGGCTTAAAAATCTCGTTACTTGTATGGAATCGGATTCGCGCATTGGGATGGTTGTTCCTGTTGCAAACTATACAAGCAATCATCAGAAGATTACGTTGCCATTTTCCAATTATGAAGAAATGCAGGAAGTAGCGGCTGCCCATAATATTAGTAATCCTAAAAAGTGGGAGGAGTGCCTGCGCGTTATTCCTACGACGTCGCTGCTTCGTTCATCTCTGCGGAAGTTGTACGAGTTGGATCATGCTTTTTATTATAATTTTTCTGACGACGATCTTTCCTTTACTTATCGCCGTTTGGGCTATCGCTTGATGATTTGTCGTGATACGTTTGTTTATCATGCAGAAGGAAGCACGATGACAGGCGAGGATTATCAGTTGGATATACAGACGGGACGTGAGATTTTCCGACGTAAATATTTTGGAATCGATCCTTGGGATGATACGCGCTTGGATGCGGAACTTCGAGATAAGTGCCTAAGCTTTGTTCCTGTACGCAAGGAACATCGCATTTTGGGTATTGATATACGCTGTGGTGCCGATTTACTTCATTTCAAGAATGGGCTTCGGGGCGTTGGGTTTGAGCCTGTGAAGCTTTCCGCGCTTGTTCAAGATGCAAAATATTGGCAGGATCTGCAGACGGTTTGTGATGAGGAAGTTTTTTGTCGGTCGCAGCGCGATTTTTCCGAGACTCTGCGTGGGCGCACCTATGATTATATTATTCTTGGTGAGCCGCTTTGCAATTATGAAGAACCACAGGCGATGCTTGAAATGATGCGAGATCATCTTTCCCTAGGAGGAAGAATGACGGGGCGCGTAGAAAAGGACGGAGAAGTGTTTGTATTGGAACGCAATGCGTAGGGTCTGAGGCCTCGGTTTCGGGATATGAAGATGAATAATTCCAGCGGTTCCAAAGTTGCTGGAATTATTTTTATTTGTAATTTCCCTCCACATAATGTTAATATATTGTTAGTATTAGGGGCGGATGTGTAAAGATGAGTGGCTGATTTTATCCGCGATTTCTATAGCTATGATTTTGCTTCAATGATATAATGGAGCACATAGGAGGTTCTTTTTCGCGATCGGCATTTGTCATAGGAGGGAACGAGCGTATGCGCTATCTGTGGCTGATTTTCGCAATCGCTGCCTTGGGCGGCGGCGCTTGGCTCGGCTATGAGGGGGAGTGGTGGAAGGCCGGCGCGATGGTTTTTCTCGGTGGCTTTACACTTTTTCAGGCGAGGGGACTGCGCGACGGGAAGCAGAGGCTGAAGCTCAAGAGGGCGCAGCTGCAGGGGCTGCCCGATGCGCGAGCGGAGCTTCTGGAAGCGAGTTTTGCCAAGGCGGCAGGCGACTACGATGTTCTGCAGGATTTGCGGCAAAAGGTGAAGGATCGCGAGATGTCGCAGGAGCTTGTCGCCCTGCAGCATGTTGCGGGCAATATGCTGCGCTATCTGGAGCGCAATCCCGAACGCATCGCGGCAGCGGAGGATTTCATCGAGATATATCAGGAGAAGGCGGCCGTCATGCTGCGCCAGTATGTCGAGCTTGAGGAAACGCAGCTCGCCTCCGAAGAGGTGGTGCAGGCGAAGCGGCGTGTCAAGGAGATGCTTTCTTCCCTGCGCACGACGTATGAGGAGGAGTTCAAGCGCGTCATCAACTATCAGCTCATGGATCTCAACGCTGAGATCGAGGTGCTGCAGCACTCGATGAAGGGGCAGGCGATGGGGGAAGCGTGCGCCGTGCCCGAAGCGACGGAGCAGCCCTTCGTAAGGCCAGGCGCGCAGCATCCGATGAAGGCGACGAACGCGACGCCGATCTTCCTGCAGAAGGTTTCGAGTCTCGCGCGAGGGACGAGCGCCATACCGCAGGAGCTTTACTGGCAAGTCGTGCGGCGCAAGATCAAGGCGTCGCTGCTCGGCATATTCCTCGGCGGCTTCGGTGCGCACAAGTTTTTTCTGGGCAAGAATTTTCAGGGCGTTGGCTACATCCTGTTCCTCTGGACGGGACTGCCGATCTTCGTCGGCTTCATCGAGGGCGTGCGTTGGCTCTTCATGCCCGTCGATGATTTTTACTTCGATTACTGTGATGAGGATTAGGCAGAGCAGATAAAGGAGAGGGAGAAATGGCGGAAATCAATCTGGAAGATCTCTTGAGCAAGCGTGCACAGCAGCCGCAGGAAAAGGCGCTGGAACTTGCGCCTGAAAAGGAGCTTGAGCGCATTGCGCAGGCGGTTGAGGAACTGACGCCTGCGGAGCGTGCCGAGGTGGAGAAGATCAAGGAGGGGCTTGACCTCACGGACTCGGCGGCGATCATCGACTTCGGCACGGCGGCGCAGAAGAACATCGCCGACTTTTCGGACAGCATTCTTTGCAACGTGCGTGCGAAGGACAGCGGTTATGTCGGCGAGCTTCTGGGCGAGCTTCTGACGAATGTCAAGAGCTTCGAGCCGAAGTCATCGGACGGCGGCTTTTTGAAGAAGCTGCCGCTCGTCAGCTCCCTCGTCGGCAAGGCGGAGACGATGATGCAGGGCTACGAGAAGGTTTCCGTGCAGGTCGAGAAGGTCAAGACATCGCTGCAGAAGGCGCGCATGCTCATGATGAAGGATGTCACGATGCTCGATACTCTCTTTGCGAAGAATCTTGAGTACTTCAAGACGCTGGAACTTTACATTCGCGCGGGCGAGGAGAAGATGCAGGAGATGCGTGAAGTCACGCTGCCCAAGCTGCGTGCGCAGGCCGCCGCTTCGAGCGATCCGATGGCGGCGCAGGTCGTCAGCGATTTTGAGAGTTCCGTCGAGCGCTTCGAGAAGAAGGTGCATGACCTCAAGATCAGCAAGACGATCTCCATCCAGACGGCACCGCAGATCCGACTCATACAGAACAACGACAAGGTTCTCATCGACCGTGTGCAGAGTGCAATCTACAACTCGATTCCGCTGTGGAAGAATCAGATGGTCATAGCGCTCGGTCTTGCGAACCAGAAGAAGGTTCTTGAGATGCAGCATTCGGTCAATGAGATGACGAACGACCTTTTGAAGAAGAATGCGGAAATGCTCAAGATCGGCACGATCGAGACGGCGAAGGAGAACGAGCGCAGCATCGTGGACATCGAAACGGTGCGCAAGGTGAACGACGACCTCGTGACGACGATCGAGGAAACGCTGAAAATCCAGCAGGAAGGCAGGGCGAAAAGGCGCGCGGCGGAAGCCGAGCTTGTCGAGTTGGAAGGCAGACTCAAGAAGGCACTCGAAAGCACGCTCGACGGGCGAAGCGGTTGACAGCGTTTCCTTTCATCTGCTATCATACACTAAAGAGAAAAGGAGATGGAACTTTCATGAAAGCAGCTCTTTTTATGGGCAGTGACTCAGATTGGCCGATCATGAAGCCAGCGGTGGAGCTTCTCAAGGAATTCGGCGTCGAGGTCGACGTCATCGTGGCGTCGGCGCACCGCACGCCTGCGAAGGTGCATGAGTATGCCGAAAACGCGCGTGAAAACGGCGTCGGCGTCATCATTGCAGCGGCGGGCGCGGCAGCGCACTTGGCGGGCGTCATCGCGAGCTACACGACGCTTCCCGTCATCGGCGTGCCGATCAACGCGACGCCTTTGAACGGGCTCGACGCGCTCTTGAGCACGGTGCAGATGCCGTCGGGCATCCCCGTCGCGACGATGGCGGTCAACGGCGCGAAGAATGCGGCGGTCTTCGCCCTCGAAATCTTCGGTGCAGGCGATGCCGCTGTTGCAAAGCAGCTCGAAGGGTATCGCGAGAAGCTCAGGGAAGGCGTGGCAAAGAAGGCGGCGCGCGTCGCATCCCAAGTCAACCAGTGAGAACGTAACGGAGGACAAAAGATCATGAGCAAGAAGGTTCTGTACGAAGGCAAAGCAAAAATCATGTACGAGATGGAAAATCCCGACGAATTGCTCGTCTATTACAAGGACGATGCGACGGCAGGCAACGGCGCGAAGAAGGGCACGATCGTCGACAAGGGCGTCATGAACAACAAGATCACGGCTTTTTTCTTTGACCTCCTGAAGAAGAACGGCATCGACCATCACTGCATCAGCATGCCGAGCGACCGTGAGATGATCGTCAAGAAGCTTGAGATCATTCCTCTTGAGGTCGTCGTGCGCAATATTGCGGCGGGCAGCCTTGCCGAGCGCCTCGGCCTTGAAGAAGGCACGAAGATGGCGAT is from Selenomonas sputigena ATCC 35185 and encodes:
- the purE gene encoding 5-(carboxyamino)imidazole ribonucleotide mutase, with product MKAALFMGSDSDWPIMKPAVELLKEFGVEVDVIVASAHRTPAKVHEYAENARENGVGVIIAAAGAAAHLAGVIASYTTLPVIGVPINATPLNGLDALLSTVQMPSGIPVATMAVNGAKNAAVFALEIFGAGDAAVAKQLEGYREKLREGVAKKAARVASQVNQ